In a genomic window of Gloeocapsopsis dulcis:
- a CDS encoding cytochrome b6-f complex subunit PetL, whose protein sequence is MLGVIAYIVMLGAFFALAVGLLFGLRAVKLI, encoded by the coding sequence ATGCTTGGAGTCATCGCTTACATCGTCATGCTAGGTGCTTTTTTTGCCCTTGCAGTTGGTTTACTTTTTGGTTTACGTGCAGTCAAGTTGATCTAG
- the aroB gene encoding 3-dehydroquinate synthase, with the protein MHTIRLNLPQQAYDIAIAPGGIAKLGELMSHLHLGKQVLLVSNPTVFQHYGENVIASLENAGFDVNSYNLPDGEQYKTLASIEKLYNIALENHLERAATMVALGGGVIGDMTGFAAATWLRGINFVQVPTTLLSMVDAAIGGKTGVNHPQGKNLIGAFHQPKLVLIDPQVLQTLPEREFRAGMAEVIKYGVIRDAELFAMMEQCDRLDQFQYLSKNLLQEILVRSCQAKADVVSKDEKEAGLRAILNYGHTIGHAVESLTGYRIVNHGEAVAIGMVAAGQLAVNLGLWEQAAQDRQLALIQKTGLPTQLPTEIEINAIVDALQTDKKVKAGKVRFILPTKIGVVTITDQVPSEQIHQVLQQM; encoded by the coding sequence ATGCATACGATTCGGCTAAATTTACCACAACAGGCTTACGATATTGCGATCGCACCTGGAGGAATCGCCAAGCTAGGTGAATTGATGTCGCATCTGCATCTAGGTAAACAAGTCTTGCTGGTTTCCAATCCTACCGTTTTTCAACACTATGGCGAAAACGTGATCGCGTCTTTAGAAAATGCCGGATTTGATGTTAATAGTTACAATCTACCCGACGGCGAACAATACAAGACACTCGCTTCAATAGAAAAACTCTACAATATAGCCTTAGAGAACCACTTAGAACGCGCTGCAACAATGGTTGCTTTAGGCGGTGGCGTGATTGGAGATATGACCGGCTTTGCGGCGGCTACGTGGCTGCGCGGTATCAATTTTGTGCAAGTACCAACTACGCTGTTGTCGATGGTTGATGCAGCAATTGGTGGTAAAACTGGTGTAAATCATCCCCAAGGTAAAAATCTTATCGGTGCATTTCATCAACCTAAGTTAGTTTTAATCGATCCGCAGGTACTTCAAACACTACCCGAACGCGAGTTTCGGGCAGGAATGGCAGAGGTGATTAAGTATGGTGTAATTCGGGATGCAGAGTTGTTCGCAATGATGGAACAGTGCGATCGCTTGGATCAATTTCAGTACTTAAGCAAAAACTTGTTACAAGAAATTCTCGTGCGATCGTGTCAAGCAAAAGCTGATGTCGTTAGTAAAGATGAAAAAGAAGCCGGATTACGCGCAATACTCAACTACGGACACACGATTGGTCATGCGGTAGAAAGTTTAACCGGATATCGGATCGTCAATCATGGTGAAGCGGTTGCGATTGGCATGGTAGCAGCCGGACAATTAGCTGTTAATCTTGGTTTATGGGAACAAGCAGCACAAGATCGTCAGTTAGCGTTAATTCAAAAAACTGGGCTACCCACACAGTTACCGACTGAAATCGAGATTAATGCGATCGTTGATGCGTTGCAAACCGATAAGAAAGTCAAAGCTGGTAAAGTCCGATTTATCTTACCAACTAAGATTGGTGTAGTGACGATAACGGATCAAGTACCATCCGAGCAAATTCATCAAGTATTGCAGCAGATGTAA